The Bacillota bacterium sequence GACCTGGAGTGCTCGGTGCTAAAGTGGACCAAGCTGCCCGGGACGTAATTACGGCGGCTGGCTATGGTGATTACTTTGGCCATGCTACCGGTCATGGAGTGGGTTTGGCTATTCATGAGGCACCTCGCTTGTCCGCGCAGTCCACCGATATCTTGTTACCGGGAACGGTGGTTACAGTAGAGCCAGGTATCTATCTGCCTGACTGGGGTGGTGTCCGCACTGAAGACATAATTCTGATCAAGGAACAGGGTGTTGAAGTGTTATCCCAGGCACCGAGGGAGACTTTTGTTCTTTAGGAGGGTTTAACAAATGATTTCAACCAATGACTTTCGAACCGGGCTTACCATTGAACTTGAAGGTGAAGTATATACGGTGGTGGATTTTCAACATGTGAAGCCCGGCAAAGG is a genomic window containing:
- a CDS encoding elongation factor P, with protein sequence MISTNDFRTGLTIELEGEVYTVVDFQHVKPGKG